The following are encoded together in the Streptomyces sp. NBC_01465 genome:
- a CDS encoding enoyl-CoA hydratase/isomerase family protein, giving the protein MEPQLEHNVTDGVATVVISHLAKRNAMTTGMWEALPPLLEDLAGDSAVRALVLTGAGNTFCAGADISTLREPGQRPQGLAVRAENALAAFPKPTLAAVRGFCVGGGAQLAVACDLRFAEEGASFGVTPSKLGIVYPASSTQRLAALVGPAAAKYLLFSGELIGVERALRTGLVDELLPVGELDKRVAEFTRVLVSRSQLTQAAAKEFTDGRGDRVAYWSEQARGSGDTAEGVAAFLERREPRFTWAAGATEG; this is encoded by the coding sequence ATGGAGCCGCAGCTGGAGCACAACGTCACCGACGGGGTCGCCACCGTCGTCATCAGCCACCTGGCCAAGCGCAATGCCATGACCACGGGCATGTGGGAGGCGCTGCCGCCGCTGCTGGAGGATCTTGCGGGCGATTCGGCCGTACGGGCGCTGGTGCTGACCGGGGCGGGGAACACCTTCTGCGCGGGCGCGGACATCTCGACGCTGCGGGAGCCCGGACAGCGGCCGCAAGGTCTTGCCGTACGGGCCGAGAACGCCCTCGCCGCCTTTCCGAAGCCGACGCTGGCCGCGGTGCGCGGATTCTGTGTGGGCGGCGGGGCTCAGCTGGCCGTCGCCTGCGACCTGCGGTTCGCGGAGGAGGGCGCCTCGTTCGGGGTGACGCCGTCGAAGCTCGGGATCGTCTATCCGGCCTCCTCCACGCAGCGGCTGGCCGCCCTGGTGGGGCCGGCCGCCGCCAAGTACCTGCTGTTCTCCGGTGAGTTGATCGGAGTTGAGCGGGCGCTGCGGACCGGTCTGGTCGATGAATTGCTGCCCGTGGGCGAACTGGACAAGCGGGTGGCCGAGTTCACCCGGGTGCTCGTCTCGCGCTCGCAGCTGACGCAGGCTGCGGCGAAGGAGTTCACGGACGGGCGCGGGGACCGGGTGGCGTACTGGAGCGAGCAGGCGCGCGGAAGCGGCGACACCGCGGAGGGGGTCGCCGCCTTCCTGGAGCGGCGGGAGCCGCGCTTCACCTGGGCCGCGGGGGCTACTGAAGGATGA
- a CDS encoding HdeD family acid-resistance protein gives MADPTPTQSVQPQDTREGKKLKRSFSWLAFLGVILVLAGLLGLIYTGVATLTSMLLFGWLLLIGGIVGLLQSIQSRDSNYFWLGVIVAALNLAAGIVVIRHPEGTAETFTMFAALLFLTGGAFRLVGSVVVRGPQFGWTLLQGAFGILLGLLVLFDWPHSSIYVLGCFFSLALLFDGLGLLAIGVGGRRIVTLVSDQMATEQESTVSSTQEEDQDQSKT, from the coding sequence ATGGCCGACCCCACTCCCACCCAGTCCGTGCAACCGCAGGACACCCGCGAGGGCAAGAAACTGAAGCGCAGTTTCAGCTGGCTGGCGTTCCTCGGCGTGATCCTGGTGCTCGCCGGCCTCCTCGGGCTCATCTACACCGGGGTCGCGACCCTCACCTCGATGCTGCTCTTCGGCTGGCTGCTGCTCATCGGCGGCATCGTGGGCCTGCTGCAGTCCATCCAGTCCCGCGACTCGAACTACTTCTGGCTCGGAGTCATCGTCGCCGCGCTGAACCTGGCCGCGGGCATCGTCGTCATCCGCCACCCCGAGGGCACCGCGGAGACCTTCACCATGTTCGCCGCCCTCCTCTTCCTGACCGGCGGTGCCTTCCGTCTCGTCGGCAGTGTGGTCGTCCGCGGTCCGCAGTTCGGCTGGACCCTGCTCCAGGGCGCCTTCGGGATCCTGCTGGGTCTGCTGGTGCTCTTCGACTGGCCGCACAGCAGCATCTACGTGCTGGGCTGCTTCTTCTCGCTGGCGCTGCTCTTCGACGGACTCGGACTGCTGGCCATCGGAGTCGGCGGCCGGCGGATCGTCACGCTGGTCTCCGACCAGATGGCAACCGAACAGGAAAGTACGGTTTCATCCACGCAAGAAGAAGATCAGGATCAGTCGAAGACCTGA
- a CDS encoding ATP-binding protein — MESRGSNSPPDPAQATQPLPYEGVWRFTAPAVDVSVPQARHAVRDLLNRQGVPVHDDTVQGLLLIVSELVTNAVRHAALLSPEVAVEVAIGAEWIRVSVEDNHPYRPKALERDYATTGGRGLLLVREITVEAGGECDVEQTASGGKVVWAALPLAPGGVTSPRSPL, encoded by the coding sequence ATGGAGAGCCGCGGGAGCAACAGCCCGCCCGACCCGGCACAGGCCACTCAGCCCCTGCCGTACGAAGGCGTCTGGCGATTCACCGCTCCCGCGGTCGACGTCTCCGTCCCGCAGGCCCGTCACGCCGTACGGGATCTGCTGAACCGTCAGGGAGTGCCGGTCCACGACGACACCGTGCAGGGCCTGCTGCTGATCGTCTCCGAGCTGGTGACCAACGCGGTGCGGCACGCGGCACTGCTCTCCCCGGAGGTCGCCGTCGAGGTGGCCATCGGTGCGGAGTGGATCCGGGTGTCCGTAGAGGACAACCACCCCTACCGCCCGAAGGCCCTGGAGCGGGACTACGCCACGACGGGCGGCCGGGGGCTCCTGCTCGTACGGGAGATCACCGTCGAGGCCGGCGGGGAGTGCGACGTGGAGCAGACCGCGAGCGGCGGCAAGGTCGTCTGGGCCGCACTGCCGCTCGCGCCCGGGGGAGTCACCAGCCCCCGGTCTCCCCTGTGA
- the idi gene encoding isopentenyl-diphosphate Delta-isomerase has translation MTDGAAEAIMLELVDETGQTIGTAEKLSAHQAPGQLHRAFSVFLFDDSGRLLIQQRALGKYHSPGVWSNTCCGHPYPGESPFAAAARRTYEELGVSPALLAEAGTVRYNHPDPDSGLVEQEFNHLFVGLVQAELVPDPTEVGATAFVTAGELAERHAQAPFSSWFMTVLDAARPAVKELTGETGGW, from the coding sequence ATGACGGACGGCGCAGCAGAAGCAATCATGCTCGAACTGGTCGATGAGACCGGCCAGACCATCGGGACCGCGGAGAAGCTTTCCGCACATCAGGCGCCAGGTCAGCTGCACCGCGCGTTCTCCGTTTTCCTTTTCGACGATTCGGGACGGCTGCTGATCCAGCAGCGTGCACTGGGCAAGTACCACTCCCCCGGCGTCTGGTCGAACACCTGCTGCGGCCACCCGTATCCGGGTGAGTCGCCTTTCGCGGCGGCCGCCCGCCGTACGTACGAGGAGCTGGGTGTCTCGCCCGCACTGCTCGCGGAGGCGGGCACGGTGCGCTACAACCACCCCGACCCGGACTCGGGCCTGGTGGAGCAGGAGTTCAACCATCTCTTCGTGGGGCTGGTCCAGGCGGAGCTGGTGCCGGATCCGACAGAGGTCGGCGCCACCGCTTTCGTCACGGCCGGGGAGCTGGCGGAGCGGCACGCTCAGGCGCCGTTCTCCTCCTGGTTCATGACCGTGCTCGACGCCGCGCGGCCCGCGGTCAAGGAGCTCACAGGGGAGACCGGGGGCTGGTGA
- a CDS encoding cation diffusion facilitator family transporter, translated as MGAGHDHTHQGPPPTGTAAAAYKGRLRIALGITLTVMVVEIAGGLIADSLALIADATHMATDALGLALALLAIHFANRPPSENRTFGYARAEILAALANCLLLLGVGGYVLYEAVQRFITPADTRGGLTIVFGLIGLAANMISLSLLVRGQKDSINVRGAYLEVLADALGSVAVLVSAGIILATGWQAADPVASIVIGLMIVPRTVKLLRETLNVLLESAPKGVDMAEVRAHLLALPGVDDVHDLHAWTITSGMPVLSAHVVVSPGVLDSLGNEKMLHALQDCLGDHFDVAHCTFQLEPGGHAQHEPGLCH; from the coding sequence ATGGGGGCCGGGCACGACCACACGCACCAGGGACCGCCGCCGACCGGCACCGCGGCCGCCGCCTACAAGGGGCGGCTGCGGATCGCGCTCGGCATCACGCTGACCGTGATGGTCGTCGAGATCGCCGGCGGTCTGATCGCCGATTCGCTGGCGCTGATCGCCGACGCCACCCACATGGCGACGGACGCGCTGGGGCTCGCGCTGGCGCTCCTGGCGATCCACTTCGCCAATCGCCCGCCGAGCGAGAACCGCACCTTCGGCTATGCACGGGCCGAGATCCTCGCGGCGCTGGCGAACTGTCTGCTGCTGCTCGGCGTGGGCGGTTATGTCCTCTACGAGGCTGTCCAGCGGTTCATCACGCCGGCCGACACCCGGGGCGGTCTGACGATCGTTTTCGGCCTGATCGGTCTGGCCGCGAACATGATCTCCCTCTCGCTGCTCGTACGCGGTCAGAAGGACAGCATCAATGTCCGCGGCGCCTATCTGGAGGTCCTCGCCGACGCCCTGGGTTCGGTCGCCGTCCTCGTCTCGGCCGGAATCATCCTGGCCACCGGCTGGCAGGCCGCCGACCCCGTCGCCTCCATCGTGATCGGGCTCATGATCGTCCCGCGTACGGTGAAGCTGTTGCGCGAGACGCTCAATGTGCTGCTCGAGTCGGCTCCGAAGGGGGTCGACATGGCGGAGGTCCGGGCCCATCTGCTCGCTCTGCCCGGCGTGGACGACGTACACGATCTGCACGCCTGGACCATCACCTCGGGCATGCCGGTGCTCTCCGCCCATGTGGTGGTCAGTCCGGGAGTCCTGGACTCGCTCGGCAACGAGAAGATGCTCCACGCCCTTCAGGACTGTCTCGGCGACCACTTCGACGTCGCGCACTGCACTTTCCAGCTGGAGCCCGGCGGGCATGCACAGCACGAGCCCGGGCTCTGTCATTGA
- the galE gene encoding UDP-glucose 4-epimerase GalE: MTWLITGGAGYIGAHVARAMQEAGERVVVLDDLSSGVPERLPEGTELVRGSVLDRELLDTTITGHGITGVVHLAGKKQVGESVQRPLHYYRENVFGLTVLLEAVAAAGVKRFLFSSSAAVYGVPDVELITESTPCAPINPYGETKLAGEWLVRATGQAYGISTACLRYFNVAGAGRPELADTGVFNVVPMFFDRLTRGDAPRVFGDDYPTPDGTCIRDYIHVADLADAHLAVARKLSGQTEAGDLTVNIGRGEGVSVRELADLVADVTGNTTPVVVEPRRPGDAAKAVSSAELIAKELGWTATRSMREMVESAWEGWCHHHPEARDTPHP; the protein is encoded by the coding sequence ATGACGTGGCTGATCACAGGTGGTGCGGGATACATCGGGGCGCATGTGGCGCGGGCGATGCAGGAGGCCGGTGAGCGGGTCGTCGTGCTGGACGACCTCTCCAGCGGGGTGCCCGAGCGGCTTCCCGAGGGGACGGAGCTCGTCCGGGGCTCGGTCCTCGACCGCGAACTGCTCGATACGACGATCACCGGGCACGGCATCACCGGTGTGGTCCATCTCGCGGGCAAGAAGCAGGTCGGGGAGTCCGTGCAGCGGCCGCTGCACTACTACCGCGAGAACGTGTTCGGTCTGACGGTGCTCCTGGAGGCCGTCGCCGCGGCCGGCGTGAAGCGGTTCCTGTTCTCGTCCTCGGCCGCCGTCTACGGGGTGCCGGACGTGGAGCTGATCACCGAGTCGACCCCCTGCGCACCCATCAATCCGTACGGGGAGACGAAGCTGGCCGGAGAGTGGCTGGTGCGGGCGACCGGGCAGGCGTATGGGATCTCCACCGCCTGTCTGCGCTACTTCAACGTGGCGGGCGCGGGCCGTCCCGAGCTGGCCGACACCGGGGTGTTCAACGTCGTCCCGATGTTCTTCGACCGGCTCACCCGGGGTGACGCGCCCCGGGTCTTCGGCGACGACTACCCGACCCCCGACGGCACGTGCATCCGGGACTACATCCATGTCGCGGACCTCGCCGACGCCCATCTGGCGGTCGCCCGCAAGCTTTCCGGCCAGACGGAGGCCGGGGACCTGACGGTCAACATCGGCCGGGGCGAGGGTGTCTCGGTGCGGGAGCTGGCGGATCTGGTGGCCGACGTGACCGGCAACACGACCCCGGTGGTGGTCGAGCCGCGCCGTCCTGGGGATGCGGCCAAGGCCGTCTCGTCCGCCGAGCTGATCGCCAAGGAGCTGGGCTGGACGGCCACGCGCTCGATGCGCGAGATGGTCGAATCGGCCTGGGAGGGCTGGTGCCACCACCATCCCGAGGCGCGCGATACCCCCCACCCGTAG
- a CDS encoding DUF5941 domain-containing protein — MSTAILTGAPVPGSPLEGDLRSLGFDVRIAAFGTEDAASLLASVPAGDRVAVVDPRFVGHLHTLRLALTDPRFPAAAVPGALTAQPEARAALVRALTTVDAQQPATASSQYAAVLPDTLAQALDAEGVAVQRPELGSLVASVPGDPQARHAARAAVADVDDEAVRLRNAVKSRDGFFTTYCISPYSRYIARWCARRGLTPNQVTTASLITALIAAGCAATGTRGGYVAAGLLLLFSFVLDCTDGQLARYSLQYSTLGAWLDATFDRAKEYAYYAGLALGAARSGDDVWALALGAMVLQTCRHVVDFSFNEANHDATANTSPTAALSDKLDSVGWTVWVRRMIVLPIGERWAMIAVLTALTTPRIVFYALLVGCALAACYTTAGRVLRSLTRRATRTDRAAQALADLADSGPIAQLVAARAPKIKSGFAAPVVAAVGAVALISAALTQPFGSRQMIIAAVFYAILSGVAIAAPLKGALDWLVPPIFRAAEYVTVLALAARSGIDGALPAAFGLVAAVAYHHYDTVYRIKGGTGAPPAWLVRTVGGQEGRVLLVAVLAAVLGSDNTDFTLALTVFAVAVALVVLAESIRFWVSSGAPAVHDEGEAA, encoded by the coding sequence CTGTCGACCGCAATCCTCACCGGTGCTCCGGTACCCGGGTCGCCGCTCGAAGGCGATCTGCGGTCGCTGGGCTTCGACGTCCGCATCGCCGCCTTCGGCACCGAGGACGCGGCGTCGCTGCTCGCCTCCGTGCCCGCGGGCGACCGGGTCGCTGTCGTCGACCCTCGCTTCGTAGGACATCTGCACACGCTGCGCCTGGCCCTCACCGACCCCCGCTTTCCCGCGGCCGCGGTCCCCGGCGCCCTCACGGCCCAGCCCGAGGCCCGGGCCGCACTGGTGCGGGCGCTGACGACGGTGGACGCCCAGCAGCCCGCAACGGCAAGCAGCCAGTACGCCGCCGTGCTCCCCGACACCCTCGCCCAGGCGCTCGACGCCGAAGGCGTCGCCGTGCAGCGGCCCGAGCTCGGCTCGCTCGTGGCCTCCGTGCCCGGCGACCCGCAGGCCCGGCACGCGGCACGGGCCGCGGTCGCGGACGTCGACGACGAGGCCGTACGGCTGCGCAACGCCGTGAAGTCCCGCGACGGGTTCTTCACCACGTACTGCATCAGCCCCTACTCCCGCTACATCGCGCGCTGGTGCGCCCGCCGGGGCCTGACCCCGAACCAGGTCACCACCGCCTCGCTGATCACCGCGCTGATCGCGGCGGGCTGCGCGGCGACCGGCACCCGCGGCGGCTACGTCGCCGCAGGGCTCCTGCTGCTCTTCTCCTTCGTCCTGGACTGCACGGACGGGCAGCTCGCCCGCTACTCGCTGCAGTACTCGACGCTCGGCGCCTGGCTGGACGCCACCTTCGACCGGGCCAAGGAGTACGCCTACTACGCGGGCCTCGCGCTCGGCGCGGCCCGCTCCGGCGACGACGTGTGGGCCCTCGCGCTCGGCGCGATGGTCCTGCAGACCTGCCGGCACGTCGTGGACTTCTCCTTCAACGAGGCGAACCACGACGCGACCGCCAACACCAGCCCCACGGCCGCCCTCTCCGACAAGCTCGACAGCGTCGGCTGGACGGTCTGGGTGCGCCGGATGATAGTTCTGCCGATCGGCGAGCGGTGGGCCATGATTGCGGTGCTGACCGCGCTCACCACCCCGCGGATCGTCTTCTACGCCCTGCTCGTCGGCTGCGCCCTGGCCGCCTGCTACACCACCGCGGGCCGCGTACTGCGCTCGCTCACCCGCCGCGCCACCCGTACCGACCGGGCGGCCCAGGCACTGGCCGACCTCGCGGACAGCGGCCCGATCGCCCAGCTCGTGGCGGCCCGCGCACCGAAGATCAAGAGCGGCTTCGCCGCACCGGTCGTCGCCGCGGTCGGCGCGGTGGCTCTCATCAGCGCGGCGCTCACGCAGCCGTTCGGCAGCCGCCAGATGATCATTGCCGCGGTCTTCTACGCGATCCTCTCCGGCGTAGCGATAGCCGCCCCCCTCAAGGGCGCGCTCGACTGGCTCGTCCCCCCGATATTCCGGGCGGCAGAGTACGTGACCGTCCTGGCCCTGGCCGCCCGCTCCGGCATCGACGGAGCCCTGCCCGCGGCCTTCGGGCTCGTGGCCGCGGTCGCCTACCATCACTACGACACGGTCTACCGCATCAAGGGCGGCACCGGTGCGCCCCCCGCGTGGCTCGTGCGCACGGTCGGCGGCCAGGAGGGCCGGGTTCTGCTGGTGGCCGTACTCGCCGCCGTACTGGGATCGGACAACACAGACTTCACGCTCGCGCTCACGGTGTTCGCCGTGGCCGTGGCTCTTGTGGTGCTCGCGGAGAGCATCCGCTTCTGGGTGTCCTCCGGGGCGCCCGCCGTACATGACGAAGGAGAAGCAGCATGA
- a CDS encoding phosphocholine cytidylyltransferase family protein, giving the protein MIGLVLAAGAGRRLRPYTDTLPKALVPVDGETTVLDLTLGNFAEVGLTEVAIVVGYRKEAVYARKAELEAKYGVKLTLIDNDKAEEWNNAYSLWCAREVLKQGVILANGDTVHPVSVEQTLLAARGQGQKIILALDTVKNLADEEMKVITDGDKGVRRITKLMDPATATGEYIGVTLIEPEAAEELADALKTTFERDPDLYYEDGYQELVNRGFQIDVAPIGDLKWVEIDNHDDLAKGREIACLY; this is encoded by the coding sequence ATGATCGGCCTCGTACTGGCGGCCGGCGCCGGAAGGCGTCTGCGCCCCTACACCGACACGCTCCCCAAGGCACTGGTCCCCGTTGACGGCGAGACCACTGTTCTCGATCTGACGCTGGGCAACTTCGCGGAGGTCGGACTCACCGAGGTCGCGATCGTCGTCGGCTACCGCAAGGAAGCCGTCTACGCCCGCAAGGCCGAGCTCGAGGCGAAGTACGGCGTCAAGCTGACCCTCATCGACAACGACAAGGCCGAGGAGTGGAACAACGCCTACTCCCTGTGGTGCGCCCGTGAGGTCCTGAAGCAGGGCGTCATCCTCGCCAACGGCGACACCGTCCACCCGGTCTCCGTCGAGCAGACGCTGCTCGCCGCCCGCGGCCAGGGCCAGAAGATCATCCTCGCCCTCGACACGGTGAAGAACCTCGCCGACGAGGAGATGAAGGTCATCACCGACGGCGACAAGGGAGTTCGGCGCATCACGAAGCTGATGGACCCGGCCACCGCCACCGGCGAGTACATCGGTGTCACCCTCATCGAGCCCGAGGCCGCCGAGGAGCTCGCCGACGCCCTGAAGACGACCTTCGAGCGCGACCCCGACCTCTACTACGAGGACGGCTACCAGGAGCTGGTCAACCGCGGCTTCCAGATCGACGTGGCCCCGATCGGCGACCTCAAGTGGGTCGAGATCGACAACCACGACGACCTCGCGAAGGGCCGTGAGATCGCGTGCCTGTACTGA
- a CDS encoding iron-containing alcohol dehydrogenase family protein, translating into MPVLTRLMPSPVVVDIRAGALDDLATILTDQRIAPTGRLAFAISSGGSGKALKERFAPAFPDAQWFDDADGTIDGAVKLADSIKRAGRYDAVVSLGGGKVVDCAKYAAARVGLPLVAVATNLAHDGLCSPVATLDNDAGRGSYGVPSPIGVVIDLDVIRDAPARFVRAGVGDVICKISAVADWELSHQVNGEQIDGLAAAMARQAAHAVLRHPGSIGDDSFLSVLAESLVMCGLAMSVAGDSRPASGACHEICHAFDLLFPKRNAQHGEQCGFGGAFATFLRGDLDTVKEMTATLRRHGLPVLAEEMGFSDQDLVDAVLFAPQTRPGRYTILEHLNLNPDQIKDAYADYAKAIGS; encoded by the coding sequence GTGCCTGTACTGACCCGGCTGATGCCGAGCCCGGTTGTCGTCGACATCCGGGCCGGCGCGCTGGACGACCTGGCCACGATCCTGACCGACCAGCGCATCGCCCCCACCGGCAGGCTCGCCTTCGCGATCAGCAGCGGTGGATCCGGCAAGGCGCTGAAGGAGAGGTTCGCACCGGCCTTCCCCGACGCGCAGTGGTTCGACGACGCCGACGGCACCATCGACGGCGCCGTCAAGCTCGCCGACTCCATCAAGCGCGCCGGCCGGTACGACGCCGTGGTCTCGCTCGGCGGCGGCAAGGTCGTCGACTGTGCGAAGTACGCCGCGGCCAGGGTCGGCCTGCCGCTGGTCGCCGTGGCGACGAACCTCGCCCACGACGGTCTGTGCTCGCCGGTCGCCACGCTCGACAACGACGCAGGCCGCGGTTCGTACGGCGTACCGTCCCCGATCGGCGTCGTCATCGACCTGGACGTCATCCGCGATGCCCCGGCCCGCTTCGTCCGGGCCGGCGTCGGCGACGTCATCTGCAAGATCTCCGCCGTCGCGGACTGGGAGCTCTCGCACCAGGTCAACGGCGAGCAGATCGACGGCCTCGCCGCGGCCATGGCCCGCCAGGCCGCCCACGCGGTGCTGCGGCACCCGGGCAGCATCGGCGACGACTCCTTCCTCAGCGTGCTCGCCGAGTCCCTCGTGATGTGCGGTCTCGCGATGTCCGTGGCCGGCGACTCGAGGCCCGCCTCCGGTGCCTGCCACGAGATCTGCCACGCCTTCGACCTGCTCTTCCCCAAGCGCAACGCGCAGCACGGAGAGCAGTGCGGGTTCGGCGGAGCGTTCGCCACGTTCCTGCGCGGCGATCTCGACACGGTGAAAGAGATGACCGCGACGCTGCGCCGCCACGGGCTGCCGGTCCTCGCCGAGGAGATGGGCTTCAGCGACCAGGACCTGGTGGACGCGGTGCTCTTCGCCCCGCAGACCCGTCCCGGCCGCTACACCATCCTTGAGCACCTCAACCTCAACCCCGACCAGATCAAGGACGCTTACGCCGACTATGCAAAAGCCATCGGTAGCTGA
- a CDS encoding CDP-alcohol phosphatidyltransferase family protein translates to MQKPSVAELRPVVHPPGVKDRRSGEHWGGRLYMREISLRVDRHLVTTKITPNQLTYVMTVAAAFAAPALLVPGIWGAVLGVLMAQLYLLLDCVDGEVARWKKQYSMVGVYVDRVAAYVLDAAVLVGFGLRAADIWGSGRIDWLWAFLGTLAALGAILIKSETDLVGVARHQQGMPPVKETASEPRTSGMALARRAAGALKFHRLVMGIEATLLILLLAILDAVRGDLFFSRLGVAVLAGIALLQSVLHLVSILASSRLK, encoded by the coding sequence ATGCAAAAGCCATCGGTAGCTGAACTCCGCCCGGTCGTGCACCCTCCGGGCGTCAAGGACCGGCGGAGCGGCGAGCACTGGGGCGGCCGGCTCTACATGCGCGAGATCTCGCTGCGTGTCGACCGGCACCTGGTGACCACGAAGATCACGCCCAACCAGCTGACCTACGTGATGACCGTTGCCGCCGCCTTCGCCGCCCCGGCCCTCCTGGTGCCCGGGATCTGGGGTGCGGTGCTCGGTGTGCTGATGGCTCAGCTCTACCTGCTTCTCGACTGCGTCGACGGCGAGGTCGCCCGCTGGAAGAAGCAGTACTCGATGGTCGGCGTCTACGTGGACCGCGTGGCCGCCTATGTGCTCGACGCCGCGGTGCTCGTCGGCTTCGGTCTGCGCGCCGCCGACATCTGGGGCTCGGGGCGGATCGACTGGCTGTGGGCCTTCCTCGGCACGCTCGCCGCCCTCGGCGCCATCCTGATCAAGTCGGAGACCGACCTGGTCGGCGTCGCCCGTCACCAGCAGGGCATGCCCCCGGTCAAGGAGACGGCCTCCGAGCCGCGTACCTCCGGCATGGCGCTGGCCCGCAGGGCCGCAGGGGCGCTGAAGTTCCACCGGCTCGTCATGGGGATCGAAGCGACCCTGCTGATCCTTCTTCTCGCGATCCTCGACGCGGTCAGGGGCGACCTGTTCTTCTCCCGGCTCGGCGTCGCCGTGCTGGCGGGCATCGCGCTCCTGCAGTCCGTGCTCCACCTCGTGTCCATCCTCGCGTCGAGCAGGCTGAAGTGA